Part of the Aquimarina sp. TRL1 genome, AATGTACAATTGATTCAAATAAAGTGGAGCTTCTCCAACAGGATTTGGATTATACGTTATTTCTTCTTTAATAATGGTCCCTTGTTGAGGCGTCTGTTTTTCCTCTTCTATTACTTCATCCGAATCATTGGAACATGATAATAAGAGAAGCCCCATGGCGAATATTGTTGTTGTTTTTATAATGTGGTTTTTCATTTTTGAGTATTTATAAATTCATTTGAGTTCAGCATGACTGGTTCTGAAAAGGTTGGTACTGCGTCAAATAATTGAGAAAAATGTCGAAATGTCTCTTGAGCGGTATAAATGATTATCAGCTTTTGTTCTTGAGTATACGCGGAGGTATTCATTGCTTTCTGAAAAGCATTCCATATCATTAAAGTATCCTCCCCATAACCTGAAAAAAAAGAAACTCCTTTAGTAATTCCTTTTTTAGCAAGCATTTTCACAATTATTCCTCCTCCCATGATGGAACCTTCCATAACATATAAAGCTCCTATCGCTTCTAATGAATTACTAATTACCGGAATTGTTATATCTCGAAAAGATACAGGTACATCCTGAAGCGCAAGCAGGTCATTTCTAAGATGTTCAGACGTACGTCTATCTTTATAATTGGGTCTGATTTCTTCTGTCAAAAAAGGAGCTATCGCTTTTTCCAGATGATCAAAATAATTATGAAAATACTTCAGCAAGTCCGCATAATCTCCTTTGCTTTTGATATTCTTGAGTCTTTCTACTACTTTCTTTTCCAACGCTTGGTGGTCTTCTTTTGTAGCGTCCTTAATTACTTTACTAAGGGGATTCATTGTTATAAAATATAATTATGTTATTCTTCTATCTTTTCAGGACCCTACCTATCAGATAATTACCACAAAGAGTTGAACTCTTTAGATAATCTGATGATTCCCTGATGTTATTCGTTATTCGTAGCGCTGCTCTCTATAAGTTTCTGAAGGAATGGTATTCAAACAAATACGTTACTACTATAAAAATTCAATTGCTGTTTTGGGGAAGAAATCCATATTCGCTATTAGTTATTTCGGTACTTGATGTGCTCAATAAACCAATACTACTATCTACTTTAATTTGTCTATTTTTGCACTGTCTGCTCTTTAATAGAAACAATACTAACAGCCCTTTTAATAAAACAAAAAAGGATTAGATACTCAAAGAAATCTCTATCGCGAAAGCGGTATATACTTCTTTTATAACATGATAATTACGAATACTAAGCTCTTGAATTCTCTTCTATAAAATTTATTATTTTCAAAGTCAGCTATACAGAAATTACACACTACTTTCTCTACATGATTGGTTATCAGCTGTACTGTTAGTTAGTATTCGTAAGTCGATAGTGACTCCTTTGGTTTGATTCGTAATAGTGGTTATTACAGCACTATCTTTTCTTCCTACAATAGGTAGATTTTTCATAAATTTGTCGTTTAACGACAATCACAATTTGTGATTGTTTTTATTATTAGCTCAGTGCAAAGTTTTGAGAGACAGAAACACTGGGCTTTTATTTTTACTGGTCTTATGTTTACTATTTATAATCTATATTTAGTAGCTACCTGGCTAACTTTCTATCTTTTTTATCATTTTTTAAATCGTATTGTAACCTTTGAGAATACCACAAACAGGTATCGAACTATTCTCGCAGATGATTTTTTATTTTTATTTATTCTAAATAAAGTGCAATATTACAAAAAACACACAGCTGTTTATTTGAAATAGTGTTAATAAAATCCTCTACAAATACTAATAAATGGTTAAAAGGTTTCTGTTTATACAACTCATTTATTCTTGAGTTACATCATATTATTCTTTATGATGACAAACAAATAAAAAGCCCCTTGGAACTAGTTCCAAGGGGCTTTTACTGCGACTTATAGTTGTTATTAAATAATTGAGGTGTTTACATCTATTTGACAAGTCTATTACAACCTATAGGAGATAATACCAGATCCATCCATTTTGCTTCTTTTTGTTTGGTTTCTTTTGAAGCAGAAAATAATACTATCAACTTCTCTTCAGGTTTCATCATGTTATCTACAGGAATAGTCTTCTTAGTATTCCCTACAAAAGAAGAAGTATTATCACGAGTCGATATGCGTACGTTCTTTTTATGAGGTAGGTGTTGATCTTTCAGGCTTCTTGTACAAGATAAAAAGAGCATCTGCACGCATACAACTTTTAGCAAAAAGTTTGTTTTCATTATTATTTGTGTATAAGTTGGTGATGCAAAAATATCCTTTATCTTTTTTTATATAAAATACTTTTTTCAAATAGCTATCATATGATAAAGCTATTATACGCTTCTAGCTACCTTAACATATCCTTCTTTTTAATTCTCATTAAATGACAACTTTTAACCTTGATAAAGCATCATTTTTTTTTCTTACAAAAGACAGAAAAAGAATCTCTTTTTTTACACTGTGAAAAAAAGATTTTTTATAATTTCATACACCTAAAAAACACATACTACTATGAAAAAAACATGGATTGTTATTATCATTTCTTTATTGAGTTTTACCACCTCACAAGCACAAATTAAAGCCGGATTTGGAGTAGGATTTGTTTCTCCTTCTGGTGACCTAGCCGATATTGCAGAAGGGGGACTTACCATTACTGCTGAAGCAGGATATGGGGTCCTAAAACAATTGGATGTTTCTTTATTGTACCAACTTGATATTTTTGCTGAAGAAAAACTTGGAGGAGTTAATCTGGCCACGGTAAAAATGGGAACTGTCCTGGCTAATGCTCGATATTACTTCAGAGAAGATGGTTTTCAACCCTATGTAGGATTAGGAATAGGACTGGCTAGTATAAAACAAGGTGATTATTCGATTGTTTCTAATGGGATTAATGTAAATGTAACCGGGTTTGACGAGTCTAATTTTGCGTTCCGCCCTGCTCTCGGGTTCAAGTATGGAATCCTTAATGTACACACAGCTTATTTGAATGCCGGAAAAGTAGAAGAATCTACCGTTGGGGATCTTACCTTCAATATTGGATTGTTATTTACTTTTGGAGGATAACATATACTACTAAAAAAGCAAGTGATAGTAATCACTTGCTTTTTTTTATCAATAATATATTTTTAGGAATTTATCCTTGCTTCTTAATCGATAACTTTTCTTCCAATTCTTTTTGAGAAATTCCAAAGGCCAATTTTAAATATACATCATAAGATCCATATTCCTTTATGATCAATGCAAGCGCTAAATTTATATCCTCTTTTTTCACAGATAAAGATGTCTCTAAAGAGGTTACTAAAGGCTGTATTTTTTTATCTATTTCTTCTTCTGACAATTTATTAAAGTCAGGAGCTGCCTGTAGTTCATTTTTTGCCATTTCTACTATTTCTGGAACCTCATTATCCTTATAATCTTTGAATACTTCTTTCAGAGTTGTATTCGCATGAATATAATCATCAATAACATATTTATCATATGCATTCAATGAACTGTATAATAAAGCTGTAAGAAACCCTATTCTATCTTTCCCCATCTCTCCCTGAAGTATTACTTTTTTATCGCCAAGTAAATATTTAGTTATTTTCTTGTAGTGTTCGAATAATTCCGTATTGGTGACGAATCCTTTATACTGTATTTCTCGTTGTTCTTGTATGTAGTTCTCATTTTCTTTTACTCCAATACCCAATACATTTTTGATAATTTCTCCATTACTAAGTGCATTACTTATAGGAATCGGTAGATGTACTCTTGTAATATTCTTTGGAAGAACGGTAGAAAAATCGATATTCGAATCAATCTCTTCATCACTTCTTAAGTCTATTAAAACGGTCTCACCCAGGCTCTCTAAAAACTTTTTTCCTTTCTTGTCTACATTGTCCAAATGCGCCGTTCTAAATATCTTATTCTTTTTAAACCACCTTCCTGATTGTAACGGTAGTTCTCCCAAGTCTTTAAAGTTTGTCAAATTCCCGGCTTTTTTCGTTCTGTCTGCCAAATTACTTTGTACTACTATTTCTGTCAGAATTTTAGATAGGGACTCATCCAAAACAGTCGTATCATCATTTTGATCACATGAAATAAGTAATACTGCGGTTACTACTAATAAAAGTCTTTTTAATTGTTTTTTGTACATTTTGATGTTTTTGTTATGATTTTACATGTTCATGTCGTGCAATCATTACCTACCCCCCTATAAGAAAAACAAAAAAAATATTTCTAAAACTTATACATCCTCCTATCGTCATCAATTCTCTTTGTGCTTATTTATTCTCTCTACAAGAGCAGCTTTCTTAACCAATATCACTTGATCAAATACATAAAAAGTAAGTGGACAAATCACTTACTTTATAGGGGCTAAAAAATCGTTCCTGATAAATCTATTAAACACCAGGTATCATATGCTATCTGATTCGAAGTAGGAAGGGGGGAATACGACTCTCTACTAAGAGATAATTTGCATTTAATTCAATAATAAGAATATATTAAAGGTAGGCTATATAGATACCTGGTGTTTTTCTTACTGATGGATTAGCATCCAAATAGTGGTTTCAGAGAATCAGGAAGATGATCACAAATATTAAAATCTCCTCCGGTATCTCCTGTAGAACAACTTGAACTCACATTATCTCCTTCACAAGAGAAAGAATCGATTACTACTCCATTTCCATCTTTAACAGTTACAGTTGCCCCATCGTAGCTCACACTTACGCTATCTACTTGATAGGTTCTTGTTTCACAATCCGTTGTTACTGTACAATCTGCTTTAACAAATGTTGTAAATGCTACAACAGCTAGTAAGGTTAAAAGTTTTGTTTTCATAATGTATAAAAAGTTTGAGATTAATTTGTTGCTAAAGTATAAGCACCTCCGAACTCTTTCCTCTCATTATTAAACAAACCACCTTCAAAATGTATAAACAATATGTTTTTATGTATAAAGTAAACTTCTGCTAAACAAACCTAAAGAGCATTTTATAAAAACAGGTTTTTTTAAAACTTTAATCATTAGATGAAGACACACTTCTAGGAGTATTTACCTTATAGAAAATAAAAAAACAACTCCATTTAGATCTGTTTTTAGGATTAAATAAGAAAAGTCAAAAAAACATACCTGAATCACATATTGGATTAAAACGTCCATATAACTTTCTTAAAACACCTCCGATAAACCTACTTATACGACTGATAGTCAAACCATCTTCTATACATATTCCCATAAATAGATCAAGGATCATTATTAGGCACTCCAGAAACTAGATTCGTATCTGATGTAGCTTTCTATATAGGGAATCCAATATTATGCCCAAATTCATAAGTAATCATATTTGATTTTCTTTGTTTTATCCAAAAAGCATTAAAAAACTTCTTATTTACAGAAAATATACTTGATTTTGTATTAACCAACGATTACAATGTATTAAAATAGCATATTCTCTCGTATCATTTATTTCAAATTCACTCTCTATAAAGAAATGTTAAAAAAACATGTTTTATTAATTTTACTATTTGTAAAAAAAAACTAAAACTCTAATAGTAAAAAGATTATAAAAATCATCGTTTTTAAACAAATCACAAATTTTAGTTAACAAGCAATTTTGAATAGAATAAGCATGTTTTTAAAACTTATTTTTAAGTAATCAACTCTTATAAATATGACTCTTAAACTCCTATTATTCAAAATCTTATTATTTTATTTTCCTAACACCTATTCGTTACAAGAAGATCCTTCAAATCAATGTTTGGAAAGAGAAAACAGCGCGGATTCTATTCAGCATTTTTATAAACAAGCATTAACCTCAGAAGCAAATCACGACTATGAAAAAACAGCATATTACCTAAAGAGAGGGTTAGAACTATCTGAAAAAGAGAATTATTTTAATGGGATTAAAACTTTTGGGCATAGATTAGAATATATATATAGAGCACGTCTATCTAATTATGAAAAAGCAGAAAAACTAAATAATCACCTTCTGCAAATTTGTAAAAAAAGAGGAGATACCACTTGCTATATTATACGGTTAGTGAATTATGGGGGCAAAGAAGTTCAAAAAAACAACTATATCAAGGCGTTACAATTTTATAATAAAGCTTTAGAATTAGCCAAAAAGATAAACGATAGTCTTTTACAAAGTGATATTCATGTTTCAAAGGGTATCTTATTCCAAGATATTGGTTCATTTGATGAGGCCAAAAAAGAACATTTAAAATCTTTAAAATTAACTCGTTCTACTGATTCCACATATAGAAAAACTGCATATATAAACTTATCGTATGCTCAAAATGATGCTCTATCAGATTCTAGTTTATATTATTTGCAAAAGGCATCAGTATTTTGCAGTGATCCTTCAAAAAAAAATTGTTACACATTGTATAATAATATCGCCTGGTATTATGTAAAAAAAAACAAACCTCATAAGGCCCTTGAAATTATTAAAACGTATATTGATTTTGACAAAATTGAATTGTATAGAAATGACTATGCGGCTATACTGCATACTATGGGGACTATTTATCAACAAGTAGCCGACTATTCTCAATCAATCTCATTTTATATAAAAGCATTGTCATATTATAAAAAAACAGGAAATGCAGAGCGTGTCATAATGACTTTAGAAGATATGGCGATTAGCTTTAAAAAAGCTGGACAGGAAGATCAACTCCTTCCTTATCTAAAAGACTATCAATATTATTATCCCTTATTATATAGTTCTAAATTAAAAAAAGAGCTAGCCGCCATTGAGTTTAATAATCTACTTAAAGAAAAAGAGGAAGAAATCTCTTCTTTAACATTCAAAAATCATCAGATGGAGGCTTCTGTAACAAAAACCAGACTTTCCATTTATACCCTCTTAGGAATTATAGTAGTCATCATAGGAATTATTGGGTACCGAAACCACATTACCCGGGTTAAATTTTACCAATTAAATAACAGCCTTGCTGTAAGTAGATTACAGTCACTTAGAACAATTATGAACCCTCATTTTTTATTTAATTCCTTTAGCGCACTTCAAAACTTTATTCTAAAAAAAGAACATCTCAAGGCTAATGAATATATGACTCAACTATCTGGGCTTATTAGAAATGTTTTGTCTAATTCTCATAGTGTATACAGTGATTTTGAAAAAGAAATAGCGATTATAAAATCATATATCGAAATTGAAAATGGAAGATTAGAAGAAAAAATAAAGGTTGTATATCACATTGACGAAAACCTAAAAGGCTCAAAGTTAACAATTCCATCAATGATCATTCAACCATATGTAGAAAACGCAATTATCCATGGACTTCTCCCATCTAACCAAGAAAAAAAATTAACAATCCGTCTCGTTTTAAACGAAAAAGAAGTTATATGTATTATTAAAGACAACGGCGTTGGAAGACAATACAATGAAAAGAGAAAACATCAGGGATTATCTATAGCCACGCGAAATATTTCTGAAAGATTAGCCATTTTAACCCAATTAGGGTATCAAAATACTACTGTTTCTACAAAAGACCTTTTTACGAAAGAAGGTAAACCTAAAGGAACTTCTGTAAAAATAATATTACCTATCATTACCACCTCTAATTATGAAAGATAAACTTAGTTGTATAATCATTGATGATGAAAAAAAAGATCGCGAGAACTTAACACTCCTAATAAATATGTACTGTCCTCAAGTACAAATTTTAGGTGAAGCTTCTGACAAAAATACCATTGTACGAATGTTAACTTCTCTTCAACCTGACCTTGTATTTATGGATATACAAATCGGAGAGTTCACCGCTTTTGAAATCCTATCCGAAATAGAAGAACTTTCTTTTAATATTGTGTTTGTCTCTGCCTACGATCAATATGCTATTCGCGGTTATAAATACAATGCTATTGATTACATACTCAAACCAATAGACATCCACAAACTTACGGAAGTCATACAAAGAATATCTGATAAAATTCAGCAAAACAACCTATTTCTTCCCCCTACAAATGCCGCTACAGCTTTTAATCCTATGAGTAAAAAGATATCTGTTACTGATGCCAAAGGAATTCATGTATTAGAAGTACATAATATTCTATACTGTCTAAGCAATGGAAACTATACTACTTTTATTTTGTCCGATAAGAAAGAGATCATCATATCAAAAAACCTAAAATACTTTGAGACAAAGCTAATCAATTACGGATTTACAAGAGTTCATAAATCTTATTTAGTTAACCTAGAACATATTAACTATCTAATAAAAGAAGACGGAGGAGCTATTATTATGCAAAACAAAGATGCTTTACCTATTTCTAAAAATTTTAAAAAAGAATTATATAAGCGAATGAATATTTTATAAAACATTCCTTATAAAGTAAACACGATCACGGTTTTATTTTATAAGAATCATCTATTCGTGTAATATAGCCTTATAACTTAACAAAAGAGGCATTTATAACATTTTGACATTTCTTATTAGGTGTCGTATATACGCCTCTGGATCTCCGTTGGAGATTCATGGATTATTCCTCTACCCTTTCCTGCCGAAACCAATTGCCCGCTAAAGGTGTAATACCATATATAAATGGTATTATCCCTTCTCTACTTCTTTTGATACATTTAGGGTAACAAAGAATCTTACAACATAAAAATAATTTCCTAAAAAAGGAAAATCGACAAGTCAATCCAATTAATACAAACTGTACAATTATTAAAGTGAAAAATCTTCATACAGACAAATCAGACTTAATAAAAAGGACCTATATAAGGGTTTAAAAAAAATTCATTATAAAACCAGAACATATCTAGGGGATAAAATCATTTCTTACACATTAAACAAAACAAGCTTACCTGTCAAACAAATTCAAAATAAAAAAACAAAAAATAGTAACAAAAAATAATTTTATTAACATAAAAACTAAAAATAAGACAAAAAAAATAAGGTGTTTATAAAAAAAACAAAACAATAAGTTAAACAAAGTTAAAAACAGCAATCGCTAGTTAAAAAAAGCTGAAATCACCTCTCTAAAAGGGAAGAATATCCTTTTTATAATTACATTCGGTCTCGTGATCACACAACAAAATCATTTAAAAAAAACAATTTATGAAAACCAATTTTATTACTAAGGCTATTTTAGCGATAGCAGTAGTCTTATCATCTCAATCCTGTGAAAAAGACCAGTTACAAAACACGCAGGAGACTCATGTGAAACCTCCTTCGGCTTCTTCGATTCTCTCCCCTGAAGATGTAAGTAAAAAAGAAAATTTAAAGAGCCGAAATCGCATAAATATCCCTCCTCACACAATCGATATCAAACCAGAGGGGAAGGATATAAGTAAAGTTAATTTAGCATTTTTTACATTCTTAACAGGTAAAGACCTTTCTCATCTTTTTAGATATATCGAAAAAGAAACAGGAGAAGACTGTTTAATGATTTTTATGAATGGAAAAAAAATAGACAACCCTAACAGAGTAAACAAATCTGTAAGTAATAAACCTAGTAGATATGACACTAAAATTTGGGCTAAATTAAAAAAAACTGGGCATGCAGAATACCTAAGAACTGAACTCGGAGAAAGAGAAGTTGGTTATAAAAATCAAGGAACAATAAATACCTGTCACGGTGATAGTAACAATGATGGTAATGGAATTAATAAAACAGTAACTTTTACAGTGATTGAAGGAATAGAATCCAGCACAGTTATAAGCAAAAGTTCAAATACTACCACTACTCATTCATTCGGCTTTAGTGTTCAACCCAATGCACTAGCAGAAATGGCGAAGAAGCTTAAACTAGGAGGAGATGGAAATTTTTCCTATAATTTCTCTAAAGCAATATCAATATCGAACTCCGAAGGAAAAACTGAGACCGAGAACGCAAGCATTTTGAGATCACAAAGTACCAGAATAAATGTTAGTGCTGATAGAGTTATAAACTGGCTAGTTTATAGAAGACCTGCTAATCACTACTATAGAAACATGACTCACTATGAAGTTAAAGGGTCAATCATAGCCGTTTTAGACAAACCCGACTATAGTGGAATCGGCAGTTCATTAATTGGTCCTAACCCTACGGGGGAACTAAAAGTAGTTAAACAGATTCATTTGGAAGACTATTTTCAATCTTTTGGAAAAACATCAGATTTTGAGCTTTTAATAAATGAAAATTATTACACAACTTACCAATACAGTGCCGAAGAAACCACATATCGTATAGCCTCTTGCGAAGATTTTAACCCTCATTGTGAGGCTGTAAAATTCGATCCTAACATTAAATACATAGAAGGTAACAGAGTTATTAAAGAAGGAGAGGTATTTGAGTTAAAAAAAGTTGACGGTTCCCTTAAATGGGTACCTGATGGAAAATGCACCAATATCACATATCCTTTTCCTAAACCCTAAAAAAGGAGTAAATTTAGTTTTTAGAAAAGAGGGAGGTTCTACAGCAATTAGAACCTCCCTCTTTTCTTTTAAAAAGTAAACCACTCAGAGATAAGTCCACGAGGCATTCGTTGGAAACAAATTTTCAATTTCAAGGCAAGCCCTGAGGTAGTATCCCTTTTGGCCGCACCCAAAAACATGATTAATCAGCTTATTATTTTTTAGCAATTTTGACTTTACAGCATTCCTTTATGCATAAAATTATACTTTTCAAAAACTTGTTTAATGAAACAACTAAGATTAAACAAACAATAAATTCAACATTAAAATGAGTTTTTTTCTATAAAATTGTAAGAAAAATCCACCCCTTCATGTCATATTTTTCTTTTAATAAAAGACTAATATTTATTAATAAACTCATAAAACAAAAGCGAATACTTTAAATATCTGCATCTTATCGAAAAAAGAATTTTGTAATGTTTTTTTTTTAGAATTTTGAACCACGATAACCAAACTCAACTTAACTATGACACTTTATTACACAAATTCAACTTCCTTATTAATAGTTATTTCCTATAAACTAACAAACGATAGTTAGTGAAAAAACTAATGAATTGTTTTGACATTTTTTCCTTACGCAAGTCGTATGATCTCTGATATATTCCCTCATATACCAACCTGTTCTCTGCGTAAAATTTTTAAAGAAACAAACTAACACATATACCAACTTAATTTATTTAACACAAGCTCAACTAATGAAAAAAACATTAATTGCCTTAATTGGCCTGACCTGTGGTATCAGTCAGGCTCAATTTAATCCTGATGCACCATGGGTAAACCAGGGGAACAAAGCCAAATCAGGAAAAACGATGGAATTCCAAGAAGTAAGTCAAGCTTTTGACTCTTATTGGAAAAATAAAGACCATACCAAAAAAGGAAGTGGATACAAGCCTTTTATGAGATGGAGAGAGTACTGGAAGCATGCATTACTTCCTGATGGAACAGTGCCTACTCCTCAGTTCTTCTGGAATGCCTGGGAACAAAGAAAAAAAATGACGGCAACTACCAAAAATGCTTCAGCAGCTACCTGGACTCCTATGGGGCCATTTGATCACAATCAAACTGGTTCTTGGGCTCCGGGACAAGGACGTGTCAATGTAGCCATCGTAGATCCTAACAACCCTAGCACTTTTTATGTAGGAGCACCGGGAGGAGGAATCTGGAAATCTACAGACAGAGGAGCTAACTGGACGCCACTATCCGACAAACTCCCTCAAATAGGAGTTTCTGGAATTGCTATTGACCCGAATAATTCTAAAGTTATTTATATCTCTACAGGAGATGATGACAGCAGTGATAATTACAGTATTGGAGTATTAAAATCTACTGACGGAGGTGTTAGCTGGAACAAAACCGGACTGACCTTCACCAGTAGCAGAGCATCCAGTAATGATATCTACATTGATCCGAATAATTCCAATACCTTATGGGTAGCCACCGATACGGGAGTTTATAAAACTACCAATGCAGGAACAAATTGGACAAAAACACTGAATGGCAACATCAAAGACATCAAACTAAAACCCGGAAACTCTAAGGTGATTTATGCTGTTACCAGTTCTAATTTTTACAAATCTACTGATGGAGGAAATACATTTAGTCAAAAACAGAGTGGTCTTCCTTCCCGATCAGGACGATTAGTGATTGATATTACTCCAGCTAACCCTGAGTATGTATATGTATTAAGTGCCAAAACAGGCTTCACTTTTCAAGGCCTATACAAATCGACAAACAGTGGAGAAAGCTTCACTAAAACGCAAGAAACTCAAAATATTTTTGAAGGAGATCAAGCATGGTATGATTTAGCTCTTGGAGTATCTGACAAAAACCCTGACATTGTTTTTGTAGGATGCATTAACATCTGGAAATCAACTAATGGAGGAAACAGATTTACCAAAATCAACAATTGGAGCTCCCCCAGACAAGCAACTTATACACATGCTGATATCCACTTTTTGAGATATTATAACGGAAAACTATTTTGTGGTAGTGATGGAGGAGTATACCTTTCTGAAAACGACGGAAGTAGTTTTAACAGTCTTACAAAAGGACTACAGATTAGTCAATTCTATAGAATATCTGTAGCTCAAAACAGTAGTGCTGATCGATTAGTTGGTGGCCTACAGGACAATGGAGGATATGCCCTCAACGGAACAGAATGGAATAATCATCATGGAGGAGATGGAATGGATTGTGCTGTAAGTGGTAATAATTCTGACACCTATTATAGTTTTACTCAATATGGAGGAACATTACATATAACGACCAACAGAGGAGTTACGCAGCGTCAAGTAGCAAGAGGACCAGAAAGAGGAAATTGGATTACTCCACTTGTCTCAGATAAAAATGGGGTATTATATGCTGGATATAGCAAATTCTACAAAGTGAGTAACAATTCCTTCCAAAAAGTGTCTAATTTTAACTTTGGTGGAAAAATAGACCATATAGAATTAGATCCTAACAATGCCAATAATATGTATGCGGCAAGAGGTAGAAATTTATATAAAAGTACGGACAAAGGAATTAATTGGAGTTCTATCCATACCTTCCAAACAAATATCTCTTCTGTAGAAGTTCATAATGACAATTCTAACATTATCTATGTAAGCACCAGTGGTTCTGGTAACGGAGGAGTTTTTAAGTCTACTAATCAGGGAACTAATTTTAGCAATATTGCAGGAGGTCTTCCTGGAGAAGCAAAATTGGTAGTACGCCACCAAAAAGGAACAGAAAATATCTATCTGGGAACTTACCTGGGGGTATATTACAAAAGTGGTAATAACAATTGGGTAAACTATTCTTCGAATTTGCCAACTATTTCTGTAAGAGACCTGGAGGTTAATTTAAAAGATCAGGTACTGATAGCCGCTACTTACGGTCGTGGTGTATGGAAAGTTCCTCTTGCCGGAGCATCCGGAGGAGATACACAAGCTCCAACTACTCCGACGGCTTTAGTCACTTCTAATATCAGCAGCACTTCTCTTACATTATCATGGAATGCCGCTACAGACAATGTAGGAGTAACAGGATACGATGTTTATCAGGGAAGTACTATTGTAACGTCTGTATCAGGAAATTCTGCTACTATTACAGGGTTAACTCCAAATACCAGTTATCAATTCAGAGTTAGAGCTAAAGATGCAGCAGGAAATCAATCCGCTCTGAGTGATGCGGTATCTGCTACAACAAGTGGTACCGGTGGAGACCAATGTACTGCAGCAGTACAGACATTCCCTTATAACCAGGGATTCGAAAACTCCTTTGGTTCATGGAAGCAAAGCAAGCA contains:
- a CDS encoding fibronectin type III domain-containing protein, which codes for MKKTLIALIGLTCGISQAQFNPDAPWVNQGNKAKSGKTMEFQEVSQAFDSYWKNKDHTKKGSGYKPFMRWREYWKHALLPDGTVPTPQFFWNAWEQRKKMTATTKNASAATWTPMGPFDHNQTGSWAPGQGRVNVAIVDPNNPSTFYVGAPGGGIWKSTDRGANWTPLSDKLPQIGVSGIAIDPNNSKVIYISTGDDDSSDNYSIGVLKSTDGGVSWNKTGLTFTSSRASSNDIYIDPNNSNTLWVATDTGVYKTTNAGTNWTKTLNGNIKDIKLKPGNSKVIYAVTSSNFYKSTDGGNTFSQKQSGLPSRSGRLVIDITPANPEYVYVLSAKTGFTFQGLYKSTNSGESFTKTQETQNIFEGDQAWYDLALGVSDKNPDIVFVGCINIWKSTNGGNRFTKINNWSSPRQATYTHADIHFLRYYNGKLFCGSDGGVYLSENDGSSFNSLTKGLQISQFYRISVAQNSSADRLVGGLQDNGGYALNGTEWNNHHGGDGMDCAVSGNNSDTYYSFTQYGGTLHITTNRGVTQRQVARGPERGNWITPLVSDKNGVLYAGYSKFYKVSNNSFQKVSNFNFGGKIDHIELDPNNANNMYAARGRNLYKSTDKGINWSSIHTFQTNISSVEVHNDNSNIIYVSTSGSGNGGVFKSTNQGTNFSNIAGGLPGEAKLVVRHQKGTENIYLGTYLGVYYKSGNNNWVNYSSNLPTISVRDLEVNLKDQVLIAATYGRGVWKVPLAGASGGDTQAPTTPTALVTSNISSTSLTLSWNAATDNVGVTGYDVYQGSTIVTSVSGNSATITGLTPNTSYQFRVRAKDAAGNQSALSDAVSATTSGTGGDQCTAAVQTFPYNQGFENSFGSWKQSKHDHIDWTLKNGNTPSDNTGPSSAHQGNYYIYVEASNTNGINGNPNKRAILTSPCFDLTNLAQATVSFNYHMYGDNDMGSIALEASKDNGANWVSLWSQTGNKGNNWLSASIDLSAYSGGTVQLRFNRLTGATWKADIAIDNFALKSARTTGNICDGIQTYVNGRTYQIGDKVIHQNTLFQRDNTVASGWRRIGNCPTSMAYSTKESNSSTVYPPVYNALIIEPNPIKGNTLNTLFVPSKDATYRIIELQGKIVLQGDFSQEIDVTPLPKGVYILKVLSDKKEYTQRFIK